One Centroberyx gerrardi isolate f3 chromosome 2, fCenGer3.hap1.cur.20231027, whole genome shotgun sequence DNA window includes the following coding sequences:
- the tdgf1 gene encoding LOW QUALITY PROTEIN: teratocarcinoma-derived growth factor 1 (The sequence of the model RefSeq protein was modified relative to this genomic sequence to represent the inferred CDS: inserted 1 base in 1 codon), producing the protein MSWRKLLRILLSAVFTLQTAAAASSGCEEEECSSKSQTSPSSSSSSFRSKALHPSQEFLGQLAQVNAPSSGERKHRDAGAVLPFIGLTGSAKQSRTCCKNGGTCILGSFCACPQHFTGRSCEYDERIRSCGLISHGEWVQKGCSYCRCGYGILHCFPHVFHKDCDDSDEVRWFRSSGVSXVPTGCFLFPTLLLPLLLLL; encoded by the exons ATGAGTTGGAGGAAGCTGCTCAG GATTCTGCTCTCCGCTGTTTTCACGCTGCAGACCGCCGCTGCTGCTTCATCAG gctgtgaggaagaggagtgcAGCAGTAAAAGCCAAacgtccccctcctcctcctcctcctccttcaggaGTAAAGCGCTCCACCCCTCCCAGGAGTTTCTGGGACAGCTCGCCCAGGTGAACGCACCCAGCAGCGGGGAGCGGAAACACCGGGACGCCGGCGCCGTGCTGCCGTTCATCGGCCTCACCGGCA GTGCGAAGCAGAGCCGGACCTGCTGTAAGAACGGAGGAACCTGCATCCTGGGAAGTTTCTGCGCCTGTCCGCAGCATTTCACGGGACGGAGCTGCGAGTACGACGAGCGCATCAG gaGTTGTGGTCTGATTTCTCACGGTGAGTGGGTGCAGAAAGGTTGCTCCTACTGCCGCTGTGGGTACGGCATCCTGCACTGCTTCCCTCATGTCTTCCATAAAGACTGCG aTGATTCAGACGAGGTGCGTTGGTTTCGTTCGTCGGGCGTCT CGGTCCCGACCGGCTGCTTCCTGTTTCCGACGctgcttcttcctctgcttctcctcctgtgA